The following proteins are encoded in a genomic region of Melopsittacus undulatus isolate bMelUnd1 chromosome 8, bMelUnd1.mat.Z, whole genome shotgun sequence:
- the RBBP6 gene encoding E3 ubiquitin-protein ligase RBBP6 has translation MSCVHYKFSSKLNYDTVTFDGLHISLCDLKRQIMGREKLKAADCDLQITNAQTKEEYTDDNALIPKNSSVIVRRIPIGGVKATSKTYVISRTEPVSGTSKAIDDSSASISLAQLTKTANLAEANASEEDKIKAMMTQSGHEYDPVNYMKKPVGPPPPSYTCFRCGKPGHYIKNCPTNGDKNFESVPRIKKSTGIPRSFMMEVKDPNTKGAMLTNTGKYAIPTIDAEAYAIGKKEKPPFLPEEPSSSSEEDDPIPDELLCLICKDIMTDAVVIPCCGNSYCDECIRTALLESEEHTCPTCHQTDVSPDALIANKFLRQAVNNFKNETGYTKRLRKQIQQQQQQQQQQQQLPPPPPPPPPLMRQTITRNLQPLLRPTRPEPLMIPLASLASRSALSSLGPGPSSVAAGLPVNPSSVVVSDLPPAVSLSLRGEKPDGPFRDDTVIPPAALVTAAELSKSSPLSITSLLEEKGYQVPVLRQPALPSLLGPQGQSIPTTGHPMRAGTIRSAGGRPGWELSNRGRLHGDRAQRTQAPSLPASAPVFVPVPPPPLYPPPPHALPLPPGVPPPQFPPQFPPGQPPSAGYTVPPPGYPPAPANMSSAWVPTAVPTAHSNTIPTTQAPPLSREEFYREQRRLKEEEKKKSKLDEFTNDFAKELMEYKKIQKERRRSFSRSKSPYSASSYSRSSYTYSKSRSGSSRSRSYSRSFSRSHSRSYSRSPPYQRRGKGKSRNYRSRSRSHGYHRSRSRSPPYRRYHSRSRSPVFRGQSPTKRTVPQGEGEREYFNRYREVPPYDMKAYYGRSVDFRDPFEKERYREWERNYREWYEKFYKGYAVGAQPRPPVSRENFSPERFGAPGTRRENSPYARGRREDYPGGQSHRNRSIAGNYPEKPSGRESHGVKDPTKSKEKEVENPLGDGKGNKHKKHRKRRKGDENEGFANTEMLESARKPREAVATEDVKTDSLFILPSRDDATPVRDEPMEADSIAFKPVSEKEKKEKDKPKAKTDKTKRKADAAVPPKKDSTAKPGKAAQEKVDPDREKSPRTEPPVKKVKEELPKTDSVKASSSQKDEKALGTPRKAHPKVAKDHPETRPAKEEKAKKDHPKEAKSEKPSTKEEKAKKPAEKGKPSDAKPEKRKRKAEEKADKEHEATSTKASKAETAESKTSPKGKAEPDGEKGEKTPDKDKSFLNNPAKKIKLNRETGKKIVSGENVPPAKEPGEKPEPSSSKVKQEKTKGKVRRKVAAADASSSTLVDYTSTSSTGGSPVRKPEEKTDTKRTVIKTMEEYNNDITAPAEDVIIMIQVPQSKWDKDDFESEEEDIKSTQVPTSIGKPASVIKNVSAKPANPIKHSEKETEPLEKPQKSTKEASYESSQHDAKSSKSSVSSEKGKAKERDHSLSDKDASEKRKSSAQPEKDHSERAAEQGNGKTISQSSKEGRSEKHDPGRGSTAKDFTPNRDKKSDHDGNRDHSSSKRRDEKSELARRKDSPSRNRDSASVQKSKPREERAEPSKKGTGEAKRSSYSPSRERKQSEHKAAHESKRASEEHKPLDKNSEKEKEKEKEKEKHLPEIKSNKEKEPSVPKPPVKQESPEAKSESVAGQNDKGVVKPKPQVSSSSRLSSDLTRETDEAAFVPDYNESDSESNVSAKEEEAAGKNPKEPKEKAVEKVKEDAAPPAAEQPEAGRSQSQSSPSVSRSRSHSPSESQTRSHSSSASSGESQDSKKKKKKKEKKKHKKHKKHKKHKKHLGNETELEKSQKHKHKKKKSKKSKDKEKDDQKVKSVTT, from the exons aAGTCGAACTGAGCCAGTGAGTGGAACATCAAAAGCA ATTGATGACTCTTCTGCATCTATTTCTCTGGCCCAGCTTACtaag ACCGCCAATCTGGCTGAAGCCAATGCTTCcgaagaagataaaataaaagctatgaTGACACAGTCTGGCCATGAATATGATCCAGTCAA TTACATGAAGAAGCCTGTGGGTCCTCCTCCACCATCATACACCTGCTTTCGCTGTGGGAAACCTGGACACTATATAAAGAACTGCCCAACAAATGGG GACAAAAACTTTGAGTCCGTTCCCAGAATTAAAAAGAGCACAGGAATTCCAAGGAGTTTCATGATGGAGGTGAAAGATCCCAACACCAAGGGTGCCATGCTCACAAACACTGGGAAATACGCCATACCAACCATTGACGC GGAAGCTTATGCTataggaaagaaggaaaagcctCCTTTTTTACCAGAGGAGCCGTCCTCCTCCTCAGAAGAAGATGATCCTATTCCAGATGAGCTGTTATGTCTCATTTGTAAAGATATCATGACGGATGCAGTTGTTATTCCCTGCTGTGGAAACAGTTATTGTGATGAAT GTATTAGAACAGCATTACTGGAGTCTGAGGAGCATACGTGTCCAACGTGTCATCAGACAGATGTTTCTCCTGACGCTTTAATCGCCAACAAGTTCCTACGCCAG GCTGTGAACAACTTCAAAAATGAAACCGGTTACACCAAAAGGCTCCGTAAGCAGattcagcagcaacagcagcagcagcaacagcagcagcagctgccgcCACCACCTCCACCTCCACCACCTCTCATGAGACAAACAATAACACGCaacctgcagcctctgctccgGCCAACGAGACCGGAACCACTGATGATTCCATTAGCTTCTCTGGCTTCTCGTTCTGCTCTGTCATCTTTGGGTCCAGGTCCATCCTCTGTGGCAGCTGGGCTGCCTGTAAACCCATCTTCTGTTGTTGTCTCTGATCTCCCTCCAGCAGTGTCCCTGTCTCTCCGTGGTGAAAAGCCAGATGGACCTTTCCG TGATGATACTGTTatacctcctgctgctctggtgaCTGCTGCTGAGCTTTCTAAATCTTCCCCCCTGTCAATCACCAGTCTGTTGGAAGAGAAG GGCTATCAGGTTCCTGTGCTGAGACAGCCAGCATTACCAAGTCTTCTGGGCCCTCAAGGACAATCAATACCCACAACTG GTCATCCCATGAGAGCCGGAACCATTCGCTCAGCAGGTGGCAGACCAGGCTGGGAACT TTCAAATCGAGGACGCCTGCATGGTGACCGTGCCCAAAGGACGCAGGCCCCATCACTACCAGCATCAGCACCAGTCTTTGTGCCTGTGCCTCCTCCTCCCTTGTATCCTCCACCACCACATGcacttcctcttcctcctgggGTACCACCACCACAGTTTCCTCCTCAGTTTCCACCTGGGCAGCCTCCATCCGCTGGGTACACTGTCCCCCCTCCAGGATatcccccagctcctgcaaaCATGTCATCAGCGTGGGTACCAACAGCAGTACCAACGGCTCATTCCAATACCATCCCAACGACACAAGCACCTCCCTTATCTAGGGAGGAGTTTTACAGAGAGCAGCGGAGACTTAAAGAGGA ggaaaagaaaaagtccaAACTTGATGAGTTTACAAATGATTTTGCTAAGGAATTGATGGAATATAAAAAGATTCAAAAGGAGCGTAGGCGTTCGTTTTCCAG GTCCAAGTCTCCTTATAGTGCTTCATCTTACTCTAGGAGCTCCTACACCTACTCCAAGTCAAGATCCGGTTCTTCCCGTTCTCGCTCCTACTCTCGCTCCTTCAGCCGTTCTCATTCCCGTTCCTACTCACGATCTCCACCGTACCAGAGAAGAGGCAAAGGGAAGAGTCGGAACTATCGGTCTCGATCCCGCTCGCATGGGTACCACCGCTCCAGGTCAAGGTCACCCCCATACAGAAGGTACCACTCACGGTCAAGGTCTCCGGTGTTTCGAGGCCAGTCTCCCACCAAACGAACTGTACCTcagggggagggagaaagggagtaTTTTAACAGATACAGGGAAGTTCCACCATACGATATGAAAGCTTATTATGGCAGATCTGTGGACTTCAGAGACCCCTTTGAGAAGGAAAGATACAGAGAATGGGAAAGGAACTACAGAGAATGGTATGAGAAGTTTTACAAGGGCTACGCTGTTGGTGCTCAACCTCGGCCTCCTGTCAGCAGGGAAAACTTCTCTCCAGAGAGGTTTGGGGCCCCCGGGACCAGGAGGGAGAACTCTCCCTATGCTCGGGGGCGTAGGGAGGATTATCCTGGTGGGCAGAGCCACCGCAATCGTAGCATAGCTGGAAATTATCCCGAGAAACCCTCTGGAAGAGAGAGCCATGGTGTCAAAGATCCTACAAAATCGAAAGAGAAGGAGGTGGAGAATCCACTGGGAGATGGCAAGGGAAATAAGCATAAAAAACACcggaagagaaggaaaggagatgaGAATGAAGGATTTGCTAATACTGAGATGTTGGAAAGTGCGAGAAAACCAAGAGAGGCAGTTGCAACAGAAGACGTTAAAACAGACTCCCTGTTCATACTTCCAAGCAGAGATGATGCCACTCCTGTAAGAGATGAGCCCATGGAAGCAGATTCCATTGCTTTCAAACCCGTgtctgaaaaggagaaaaaggagaaggatAAGCCAAAAGCAAAGACTGACAAGACGAAGCGGAAAGCAGATGCAGCCGTTCCTCCTAAGAAGGACAGCACAGCGAAGCCAGGCAAAGCTGCCCAAGAGAAGGTGGACCCTGACCGGGAAAAGTCTCCTCGAACAGAACCTCCTGTGAAGAAGGTGAAGGAGGAGTTGCCAAAGACTGACAGTGTTAAAGCATCTTCCTCTCAAAAGGACGAGAAGGCTCTTGGGACCCCACGGAAGGCTCATCCTAAAGTGGCAAAAGATCACCCAGAAACCAGACCAGCCAAGGaggagaaggcaaagaaagacCATCCGAAAGAAGCCAAGTCAGAGAAGCCCTCCACCAAAGaggagaaggcaaaaaaacctgcagaaaaagGCAAACCCTCTGATGCAAAacctgagaaaagaaaaagaaaagcagaggaaaaggctgaTAAAGAACATGAAGCCACTTCCACAAAGGCCTCgaaagcagaaactgctgaatcAAAAACGTCGCCAAAGGGGAAGGCCGAGCCCGATGgtgagaaaggagagaagacTCCAGACAAGGACAAATCTTTTCTCAACAACCCTGCCAAAAAGATTAAACTGAACCGAGAAACAGGGAAGAAGATTGTGAGTGGAGAGAATGTGCCCCCTGCAAAAGAGCCTGGGGAGAAAcctgagcccagcagcagcaaagtgaaACAAGAGAAAACGAAGGGGAAAGTGAGGAGAAAAGTAGCAGcagctgatgcatcgagttctaCTCTTGTAGACTACACCAG cACTAGTTCAACTGGAGGAAGCCCTGTAagaaagcctgaagaaaagacTGATACCAAACGAACTGTCATTAAGACCATGGAGGAGTATAATAATGATATAACAGCCCCTGCTGAAGATGTCATTATTATGATCCAGGTCCCTCAGTCAAAGTGGGACAAAGATGACTTTGAGTCTGAAGAGGAAGACATTAAATCTACCCAGGTTCCCACAAGCATAGGAAAACCTGCTAGCGTTATAAAAAATGTGAGTGCTAAGCCAGCAAACCCcataaaacacagtgaaaaagaGACAGAGCCTTTGGAGAAACCACAGAAATCCACAAAAGAGGCAAGTTATGAGAGCTCCCAGCATGATGCCAAGAGCTCAAAAAGTTCTGTGTCGAGTGAGAAAGGCAAAGCCAAAGAGCGGGATCATTCCTTATCAGACAAGGATGCTTctgagaagaggaagagcagtGCTCAGCCAGAAAAGGACCACTCGGAACGTGCAGCTGAGCAAGGGAATGGAAAAACCATTTCCCAGTCTTCCAAGGAGGGCAGATCTGAGAAGCACGATCCTGGCCGTGGATCCACTGCCAAGGACTTCACTCCCAACCGAGACAAGAAATCTGACCATGATGGCAACAGAGACCATTCTAGCTCCAAACGCAGGGATGAAAAGAGTGAACTGGCGAGGAGAAAAGATTCCCCCTCTCGAAACAGAGACTCTGCATCTGTGCAGAAGAGCAAACCGAGAGAGGAGCGAGCAGAGCCGTCCAAAAAGGGCACTGGAGAGGCCAAAAGGAGCAGCTACAGTCCCTCGCGTGAGCGGAAGCAGTCTGAGCACAAAGCTGCTCATGAGTCCAAGCGTGCATCAGAGGAACACAAACCTCTGGATAAGAATTCA gaaaaagaaaaggagaaagagaaggagaaagagaagcacCTCCCAGAAATAAAGAGCAATAAAGAGAAAGAGCCAAGTGTTCCCAAACCACCTGTGAAACAAGAATCACCAGAGGCAAAGAGTGAGAGCGTGGCTGGACAGAACGATAAAGGTGTTGTCAAGCCCAAACCTCAGGTGAGCAGCTCCTCACGGCTCTCCTCTGACCTCACCCGAGAGACAGACGAGGCTGCCTTCGTCCCAGACTACAACGAGAGTGACAGTGAGAGTAACGTGTCTGCTAAagaggaggaggctgcagggaagAACCCTAAAGAGCCCAAGGAAAAGGCTGTTGAGAAGGTGAAGGAGGATGCGGCTCCTCCTGCAGCCGAGCAGCCTGAAGCCGGCAGGAGCCAGAGCCAGAGCAGCCCCAGCGTCAGCCGCAGCCGCAGCCACAGCCCCTCCGAGAGCCAGACCCggagccacagcagcagcgCCAGCTCTGGGGAGAGCCAGGACagcaagaagaagaagaagaagaaggagaagaagaagcaCAAGAAGCATAAGAAACACAAGAAGCATAAGAAACACCTCGGCAATGAGACGGAATTGGAGAAGAGccaaaaacacaaacacaagaaGAAGAAATCGAAGAAGAGCAAAGATAAAGAGAAAGATGACCAAAAAGTGAAATCTGTCACGACATAG